The sequence below is a genomic window from Synechococcus sp. PCC 7335.
TGTCAGTCAAGGAAACAACAGGCTTTGGCACAAGAACGCCTGCTACATTCACCAGTCCGGCAATGGCTCCTATATTTTTCTCGATATGATCAACAATCTTCTTTACCGCTAGGCTATCGCTAACGTCAACTGGGTAGGGCTCAAACTGCGGCGAAGCTAATTCTATTCTCAAGGATTCCAGCTTTTCGGGCTGGATGTCGAGTCCGATAACGGTTGCGCCAGCTTGGAGGAGCGATCGCACAACCGCCGCACCAATGCCCTGAGCTGCCCCCGTTACTACAATGAGTTTGTCAGTAAAGTCAAACATATATTTCACGAGTCATCTATTTTATGAGTCATCTATTGCCGCGCTCCACCCTAGCTGGGCGCGACTTTCCGTAATCATTTCAGCCAACAGACACCGCAGAGACAGCACGCCTTGAGCCGGTTCTAAAAAATCAATTCGTAAGGACTGGCTCTGGTTAGGTCCTGTGACCTCAAGCGTCATCCCAGCGGCATCTAACTGAGCAATGCTTGCCTGTTCTGCCCAATCCATTGCCCGATCTTTGGGAGGCACAGCCTTGGCGCAGGCCAATATGTCCTCAAGGTGATCTTGGTTTAAATGCCGGGTGATTGCCAGCAGTAATTTATCAGTTAGGGGAGCGCCATTTCGCTGGCGATCCGTCTTTGAAGTTGCCGGCTTTGAATTTGCTGGCTTTGAGGTTGCCGTCTTTGAGGTTGCCAGCTTTGAATCTGTCAAGGGTTACCTCCATAGCAGTCTAGCTGCCGTATTGTGTGATTTGTATTGCGTGACGATGCTCGCTATTACTGTTCTTTAGTGCTTACTTTCAGGCGTTCTAAATCTTGGGAATGCTCGATTTCAGGGGTTAGATCTGGGCTAAAAATCACTTTTGTTGCCAACCAAACACTCGCTAGGCAAACAACAAAACCAATGAGAAAGACGCCAACATAGCCTAGGGCGGCGGCAATAAATCCACTGAATGCAGGCACCCCAACATGGTGACCCAGCACGTACACCGACGATTGCAGCGTATAATCGCTCCCTGCTGTTGCTGGGCGGCTTTTGTCCATCATCACGGTGAATAGCGCTGTACTGGCAACACTGCGAGCAAACACTTCTCCAGTACTAACGGTATAGAGCACAAGCGGATCGCGAATACCGATTGCAGGCAGGGTGAGTGCAGCAACTGCGATCGCCTGCAATAGCCCGAACAAAATCAGCGCGCGTCTACGACCCAACGGTTCAATCAGTACGCCTGCTAGTAGCGAACCGATAATAGCCGCACCCGATCCTACAATCCCAGTCATCCAGCCGATATCCGCCATCGACAGGCCCAGATCTACCAGCAATGGACGAAACATAGTTGCGGCCATACTGCTACCGGTGGCATAGAGCAAGATAAAGAACAACCACAACAGTGACTGCGGTCGCCTCA
It includes:
- a CDS encoding DUF2470 domain-containing protein, with the translated sequence MTDSKLATSKTATSKPANSKPATSKTDRQRNGAPLTDKLLLAITRHLNQDHLEDILACAKAVPPKDRAMDWAEQASIAQLDAAGMTLEVTGPNQSQSLRIDFLEPAQGVLSLRCLLAEMITESRAQLGWSAAIDDS